tgtatgtatgtatatatatatatatatatatatatataatatatatatatatatatataatatatatatatatatatatatgtatatgtatatagtatatatatatatatatatatatatatatatatatatatatatatatgtatatagatatatatatatatatatatatatgtatattatatatatatatgtatgtgtatatatatatatatatatgtatatatatatatatatatatatatatatatataatatatatatatatatatatatatatatatatatattatatatatatatatatatatgtatgtatatgtatatatatatatatatgtatatatatatatatatatatatatatatatatatatgtatatatatattatatatatatgtatatgtacatatatatgtatatatatatatatatatatatatatatgtatatatatatatatatatatatatatatatatatatatatatatatataatatatatatatatatatatatatatatatatacatatatatatatataatatataatgtatatatatatatatatatattatatatatatatatatatatatatatatatatataatatatatatatatatatatataaataatattgtatatatatatatgtatgtatatatatatatatatatatatatatatatatatatatatatatatatatatatatatatatatatatatatatatatatgtatgtatatatatatatatatatatatatatatatatatatatatatatatatatatatatatatatatatatatatgtatgtatatatatatatatatatatatatatatatatatatatatatatatatatatatatatataaatatatatatatatgtatatatgtatatatatatatatatatatatatatatatatatatatatatatatatatatatatatatatatatatatatatatatatatgtatatatgtatatatatgtgtatatatatatatatatatatatatatatatatatatatatatatatatatatatatatattatatatatatatatatacacatatatatacatatatacatatatatatatatatatatatatatatatatatatatatatatattatatatgtatgtatgtatatgtatatatatatatatatatatatatatatatatatatatatatatatatatatatatatatatatatatatatatatatatatatatatatatatatatatatatatatatgaatatatgaatCATGTAATAatttttggatattttttttaaaaataaagaaaattcatTTGGGGAAAAAATGTGTAttgaaagtaatattttttttgtcaaaaataacACGTTTTAGATTTTTCATTAGCTTATATTCTTTTGCTTTGCTTTATTTTGCTTTATTACTTGTTTCTATGGcctatttgattattattttcaaatggtGGGAATAATTTATCCAATCTTGTGAGAGAACATTTCTTGATACAACAACGCCTCTTAGTAAGACCGCTTTACATAAAAATTTGCGGCCAGGAAATAGTAATAGAAAGTTAGTATAATTTGGTTTTAAAAATCCGTGACAAATTtatattcatatttattttactttaattttctcGTTTTGCTCTCAAAATTCTTTCAAATACATTACAATTTAGAAATGtgatattaaatgttaataaaaaaaattgtaaaaaaaaaataatgatcaaATCTCACGATCAAGTGGACCCTTTAAATAATTGTACAAATAGTTTTTTCCGTTTAACTTGGTAGCCAAATGGCTTATCAATTTACACTACTATACATAGAATTAAGGATTACATACCCATAAAACAATCTATATAATCATCACCCAATAGAAATTACACATAAATCATAATTTGGAGACCGTATAGTAATATTCATAATCGAGATTACTagcaccaaaaaaaaaacttagtttcctcacatatatatatatataattatcttcattaattaatttaaaacataaataaataaaacataatattttcaaatatattttttttgggcaTTGCTAATTTCCACACAAAGCCTTATTTTTGCTAGAAGGTCTAAAATTCAAAGCACTTAAACCAAAAATGCAAATATTTTGTTGGCTAGACTTAAAATAAACTACATCAGTAGTACTTTGATAGCCTGGAATATTGCATTTAGAAGAACTTCCCAATAAAGTAGCCCTGCAAACTGATTCAATAGTAGCTCCTCTTGCACATTCAATCCCATCTACTGATGGGATTTCTAATTTGTACCATCCATATTGATTTGTTGTTCTGTTCACTGAGAATGTGATTTCTTCTGCTGTTCTTGGTGCTTTTGCCTTTAGCTTGCAATCCAACTTCACTTCTACCCCTATTTTTTTGTGTAGCAAACTCAATCATGTCAATATCACATCATCTTTTAACCTTAACAATAGATTTTATTAGATTTCAAGGTAAGGATAATCCTATACCATCAAGTGGGAAATGGGAAATTAATCTTGTTGTAAGCGGTGAAAATCAAATTATACCCCTTTAATTCTTTGTTGACGGGAGGCACTTATCAACATTGAGGTGATGAATTTTTGTTAATGTACTaatcatgttgattttgaagattgaactaattgtttgtgtATCAATCtatcttttaagttttaaccatAAGAATAGAACTATTTGTTTGGATGTTATGATTGATTATACTAAAATCAGtcattaaattatgtgcacttTTTATAGGTCTGTAATTGCATTTTGAGAAATAACAAGTTTGTTGTTAGTTAGCATTAATAAGGGTGAGGTTGTGTATGTCTGACCATTTAATCTCGCATAGGTGAAagtcacttaatgacattaAGATAATAAAGTATTATCAATGTACTAATCATGTTAATTTTGAAGATTAAACTAAATTTCACTTTTACTGTTATCAGatgatttgattaatttaaCACCAATAAAGGTGAGATTGATACTTCTAACCCTTTCAAAGATCGTCTAAATAAGagtcacttaatggcattgatGTAACAAAATGTTGTTATCTTACAAATCATGTTAATTTTAAAGAGTGAACTAAAAAAGTCAACATTATAACAAAAAGAATGATAAACTCGAACACGTATGCTCAATAGTCCCTAATAAGTTTGGGCTAGAATTTTTACTCGGTATAGCAAACTCAAAGGGACGAGAACGGATATTTAGCTTTTAACCAAGTACTAGTTAAAATTGTAAAGCTCAGTTTACCTGGAAGGAAGTAACTGTGCCTAGAAAAGGTATTGTTGGAGCAAATGTCACAGTAAACTGTGCCAATGACAGTGATTCGAGACCGCGGTTTGGGCTTACCCTTAGCTGCACCCTTAGCCGCTGGATGGCGCCCACCATGGGTGAGTGAAAGTGTAAGGAAAAACACAATAAGACATAAAATAATGGTGGATTTCTCCATTAAAATACCAAAGTTCAGAAGCAAAATGACAGATAAAACATGAAAATTTTCTGATGTAAGGTAAAGAGACTAAGAGAGTTTATTCTTGTGTAATGGTGAATGATAAAGAGAGCACAAGTGGAGAAAGAAGTTTGCTTTACTAGAAATAATTGTGAGAGACAAAACCACACAAAAAAATAGAGGTTTTTTGAAGggttttatctttttcatatCAAACAAAGACATGTGACTCATGAATGTCCTTTTCAATAGAGCTGAAAAATTTATTGTAGTCATGGAGAAGTTGAGTTTTCTTGGTGTGGAACATAAAATCACAGCATTTACTTATATGGCATTCtttatgacttcaataacaatCCTCATGAGTAGTAATTTTCTCGCTATTTATTGCTCGTGTGCTTTGGTTATGGGCACGATGAATGGGTCGATAACATATGTGGGCTTATCGTGTTGTACTTAGAGCTCGGATCAAAGGTTTAAGGGCCGAGCTTAACCGCATAAGTTTGATTAATGTCTAAGGCACCATGCTTCTATAGTTAATGACTACAATGACAACTCTCATGAGTAGTATTTTTCTCCGTATTTAATGCTTAGTGAACCAGTAAGGAAAACAGAAAGTTAAAACACAGAGGACTTAAAAAGAGAGCGACAAAGACAATTAATAACCTAGGATATGAAGGATTCAGACTTACAACTCGAGATGGAAAAAAATCGAAAAGAATATAGAAAAATTCATGTGGGCAACTAGTGAAACTGATCTATTGGTTCGTGTAGTCAACCTCAATATTATATAACTAAGGTTTTTACATTGTTGTGCTTGATTATGGGAAGGATCAAGGGGTTGACAACATTTGTTGGCTTAATCGAACTGTAATCAGAGCTCGGATCAAAGGTTTACAAGGGGACTGGACTGGCTCGTGGGACGTGGAAGTATAGGGGCCGAACCGAACGATATAGGCTTGATTAAGTTAATTTCAAACTGTAATCACTTGAGTGTTAATTTCAAACTGATCTGACTAAAACCAGCAAAACACCACTTGAGTATGGCCAATCTAATacaaacaaactgaaaatgatgaaaaagaaATAGCTGTCATAGAAATTCGTTTCAAATCACAATCATAACCGAATTAACAGTATACTTTTTCCCTCCTATACATTGATGAACATACCCAAAATTAATCAATCACCCCTGGAATTTAGAACTAATTATAAATGGAAGTAGAGTGCAGTGATACATCGTATACGGGTTTTTCGTTCCCTTCGAATCGATATGAAACTTACATCAAGGACAGACTGCATTGTTATACACAGAATTACCAGCAAAACTTACGCAGTAAACGCTTCTCGGcccttgaattatttggtttTTCTAGGCTTGTTACGGGTATGTGTAGAACCAGCAACAGGCACACAGCGCACAACCTAAATAATATTTTCCATAATACGTAGTCTCACAATATCGAGCAGGAACAGATGCCCTTTCTTTGAGCCTCGTCGATTTTCTTTTCTGCATGGAAGAAGAAACAACTTAGTAGTATAGAATCCAGTTTAAGAAGACGATCTATGTCAGAAAAACGGAGTAAACGTATATTAATC
This genomic stretch from Amaranthus tricolor cultivar Red isolate AtriRed21 chromosome 9, ASM2621246v1, whole genome shotgun sequence harbors:
- the LOC130823724 gene encoding uncharacterized protein LOC130823724, yielding MEKSTIILCLIVFFLTLSLTHGGRHPAAKGAAKGKPKPRSRITVIGTVYCDICSNNTFSRHSYFLPGVEVKLDCKLKAKAPRTAEEITFSVNRTTNQYGWYKLEIPSVDGIECARGATIESVCRATLLGSSSKCNIPGYQSTTDVVYFKSSQQNICIFGLSALNFRPSSKNKALCGN